Genomic window (Vitis riparia cultivar Riparia Gloire de Montpellier isolate 1030 chromosome 4, EGFV_Vit.rip_1.0, whole genome shotgun sequence):
AATCTTCCACACTATAGAACAGTTCTACACTCTATACCCTATACTAACTACAAGCAACTGGAAGTCTATGTTTAATTCTGATCCTGTTACATTCTTAAACAGCACCATCCATTTCCTATGGACCAGGTCCAAAATCACCCCATCATTTTAGCCAGGAAGACCAAACGACTGACTGATGCAgcaaaactccattttttctAAAGCTGGAAAACAAAGAATTTCACCTCTATACGAGACCTGGATTCTCAGGCTCTACTCTTCATCTGCTCAGCAAAAACAGTGTGTGCAAACTCtttgttgttgttttgtttttttggtgtGGGGACGGGGATGGGGGAAATACAATAATTGTGGAGTTAAGCATTGAAATACTGGATCGGGATCAAATATAAGAATCTCCCAGAGTCTGTACGGTCACCACTTCTTAATGCTCAATCCGGTGATGCATCTCAATAAACCTATGTTGGAATCCGTGCAATGAttaatgacaaaaaataaaacaaaaaaaatgagaaagaagaatACGAAGATTTAACACGGTTCAGCTAATTGCCTACGTCCATGGGAACAAGGAAAGAGGATATTCACTACATTCAAATTAGGGTTATATAAAAGGATATTTATACTAAcctttagaaatgaaatttgtctctttttctttttgattggaaatttgCCTCTTTTTCTCAATATGTTTTTTCGTTCAAATATGAGCCACAAATTTGTCTCtttttctccatatgtcttTTCGCTCGAATATGAGCCACAAATTTGTCTCtttttctccatatgtcttTTCGCTCgaatatgagccacatactacaacaacCTGCCTAAGGACTCCAAACACCAAAGAAACGGGATTTAAGAAACAAAACTAACATTTCACCCAAAGTATTTGCCCCATTGGAAAAGTCAATGAAAGCAAGTTAATGACTTCAAGATCAGGTAAGATTCCAATCTATGAATTATTATCTATGGGCCAATCATTGAAGTGTCAATAGATCTGCAAAATATTTTACCACCATAAAAATTGTCATTCCagtataaatctatttttaaatatttttgttttctctgttctTCAAGAGTCTGCAGCATGTATTATTGCTTTCTATTGCAGTAgcttccttattattatttattctttctttttttgtttatggACTATGATTCCTAAAGGAGATGCTTAACGCCACTTTTTGGATGCTTGAGTGCTAGGTGATGTGTTCTAAGTGTGGAGATTTCTATATGGACCCTCAATCTTTGGCAGAGTCATTTCAGGTCTTAACTTATTGCCTGAACTGAGAGTTCCAGAACCATATAGTCCGCCAAATTCTGGTTCCATTCCTTTCCCTTCTATGTGgcgaaaaatatatacatacatacaaacAATGTCTAGAAAGACAAACATAGTAAACATCTTCCTTACAACCACtacaaaattaacaatttaaacCCAAGATCTTCAATAGTAAACACTTCCTGGCTACTGCACTAGCTAACCTATTTGCTTCTCTAAGAACaggattataaaaataataatcaaaactTTTTAAGATCGCCATAACATCCTTAGTACATATGAAAGTACCAGTGGAGGTTTGGAACCCCTTCCTTCAAAGTACCAATTAAAATCTTCTAACTCCCTTCAATATTAATACATCTAACAAGCTGATACCCTGTTGAATAGCAATCAGAATACTATCAGGTAGAACAACATATTGCAccacaaaaatagaaattataccAAGATCTCTAATGcccataataataattatttaaaaaacaaaactgtTTTCCCTAATCATCCAGCCAACAGCAATCCAGTTTCGTAAAACCCACTTCTCAGGAAGCTATATATGTTGATACATACCAGAGCATTTAAACATACATCACAAGAAAGTTCCCAACTTCTCATTTCTTCACATGTTTTCATGGGTAGAACAAAATTTAGCTTAGCAATTTGCGCTAAACTCTGGAATATTGGAAGGACAAAAGCAAAACTAATTGGGTTAGGTTCGGTGGGGCCTCTTCAAGAACCATTTGTTATAATTCTTGAATCAAGCAACCTAATACAcgtttgaaaaaggaaatttctcattggaaacaaacaatttataataatgaaataagattTGAAAACTATAACCATAGTGAATCCACAATGATTTTATGTAAACACAATAGCGACATTAAACAACCTCACTGAAGTTGAATATCCAAACATCAAGTATGGGCTTTCATGACAATAAAACTTTATgtttaattattcttcataaaGGGTCAAGTCCATTGTGGATCCAAGGTATAAAGTTAGTATACATATATTACTTCATTTAAGAAATTCTcataaaatcacaaacacaGAAACAGTCATCAGTACAACATACCAAGGGTATAATTCAGTTGTTGCTGTTGGGATGTCTGATTATCCTCTGCAAAATCACTGTTCTTGCTCTCCTTATATCCCTGCTACACTTATCAGTATTTTTACCCAACATTTCAATGGTTTCCATAAACCCATGCAGTTTCTTCTTGATCTCTTCTATTACAAGTTTTACTGCATCCTCTTCCTGAATAGCAAAATCAGCATTTTGCAATAGTGACTCAatatcaatttccaatttttcgACAAGAACCCGAATGTCCTCCAAGTCCTTGATTGCAATAAGAGAGCCAACCTGCATTGAGCTAATTATCTCCCCCGGTCCTTTCAGCTCCTTCTCATACTTCTTCCATATGGAATCAAACCATTTACCCATTGAGCCTATTGGAACAGCCAAAGCGCTTGCCAAAGCAGTCACAACGGGTGGTGCTGCAATGGCAGCCGCCACCACTGAGAATATCAAAACTGAGACAAATGCCGAAACAAATATTATAGTTGAAACCTTCCTCCATCCTTGCAATGATTTCAACTTCTTATCAAGCTTCCGTTTGCGCTGTCGCAATTTCTCTAACATCAATTTTTGTCCACTATAAACTGATTGAAACAGCTCAAAAAAATCGTCGGAAAATGGCTTGCCTGCAGCCTTAAAATTCCTCAATTCCTGTAATGTCTTCAAATGCTTATTCTCGCCAACTCCATCCTTTTCCTCTTCCTCAAAACGCTGTAATGCGACCTGAACTATCAATTGGGAATCCCGAGCTCGCTTCAGACATTTGTCAAGTACAGTACAGAACTCTAAAGTCCGGAGACTGTTATCAAAATATTCCTCAACCAGATCAAAAAGCTCTTTACACTTCCAAATATCTTTCTTACGCTCTAGAATTACTTTGACTACTTCTTGATTCATTTCAAGTAAGCAATCGGTGACCTCTCTGAGCGAATCGAAAGATAGAGATCGCACCTCGACTCCAACCTCAACTCCCACAGCAAGCGTATTGATTACACGATTAGTGCGCTCCTGAACGTTGGTATCGAAGGACTGCAAGTCCGGATCGAGTCGGCATGCTGCCTCATACGAGCTCAGATCAGCCGCGTACTGTGAATTGATACGTACTGATGGGGCTTCATCATCTCTCTTCTTGCTGAATATACCACCCATCTGGGCAGATTCGATGCAAACAAGAGCAAACTAAAAACCCTAGAATTTCAAATTTCGAAATTCCCGACCGGAAagcccccttttttttttaatgaatcagGGCATCTGAATTTCAGCTGATTTTCActaaaatcctttaaaaaaaaatgaagaaaccaAATCTAAGCAAAACCCAACAAATAAACAGCCAAAACTATCTTGATGAACAAGAAAAATACCAAAATGCGAAAACTTTAGCAAAGATCTCGATGATCCAGGGAGCTATCTTCACTTGGAAGCAGAAAATTAACAAGAATAGCCAGAGAATAATAGATGAGCGCACCCAATGCGGTAGAGAAACAAAAGCTGGAGCTGAGAAGTTAAAAGCTCAGAAGGAAGAGCTTAGGGCAGGTAGAAGGACGGCTCACCACGCATCGgaaaggaagaggaaatgcaAGAAACGAAAAAGCAAGGAAGCAGCCTCTTCCACACGGTTTCAACTCTAAAAAGGAGAAGATTTAGGATAAGGAGGAGAGCACAATGGCGATGAAGACGAAGCTGCCTTACCTTTGAATGACAATTAACAAAAGACGCCAGAGCAAGTAAATTCAGCTGAAAATATTCCACGGGTTGACTCCATTCCTTCCCACTGCTTCATGGATTTCTAAAAATACCTCTAGAATCTGTACTGCTGATTCCCATTTACTGCCATACTTATgctctatttattttcttattcctCTCTCTCTAAATAAACTTTCTCCTCTTGCTTCCTCCACTTTTATGATCACCCCTCAAtatcaaaaacatatttaatctttattctaaattttaccacttcatattttttttttaatccatatcactatcaattaatttttttaaaaaagtaaaaatgatagaaaaaaatatcgTTTAGGTTAGCAATGAGTAAACAGTCCTACCTTTCACACTGTCATCAACTTTTAATATGAATTAACgataaatttaagattttattttaataccatagttactattattaataatattattattatggtaCTATTATTAATCTTTATCATCATTAATCAATTAATATCAACAATAATGCCATTTGAcactaaatattaattttaaactttaaaattaaaaaaaaattataccacAATTTGTTTagatagtttttaaaatcatctaGAATGCAATGGTCTTGCCACATGGCGAGCCGTGGATCAATGTTAAAACTTTTAATAtctatttgaatatttatttttaaaattaaaaaataataataacttttatataagatataaaaattcttaaaagtttatattacaaaatgaatatattaacattattttattactttaaactttcaaaaaaattaaaaataaaatttaaaggcaTGAGATAAAATCTATAAATCtacttttatatagaattttttttttatttcaaaaataaaaagaggaacACTTAATTCTAGCAATTGAACAATAgaaggtaaaaaaaatgatttgttacGTCAAAAGAGTTCAACCAATCAATCATTGATTTGATTGGTTTTCTATCGATTAGGTCAACAAttcaatcaattgattgaaCATTAACTAGTTCGACCAATTGAACAGTAATTGGTTGAGTTATTTCCATCAAACCCTAATTAAACAtacaaaaatatggaaaaatgatATACAAACGACTTTTTAATGACGAgaattgttttaatataaaaattaaggttgaaaaatcttttttaataatatgaaatatgattttttttttatctttgaaatggttaaccttttttttctttctttataaaaatcattaaaaaattcatatataaaatatatatatctttataacTTGTACATTTTTAGTACAAAATCCTTAAGGAAACTTGATTAAATAAGctcattatcattttaaaaacctttttaaccataaataacatttaaataaatatgatttttatttatcagaTTCTCCACCTAATTTACAAAATACTTAAACTGATTTAGACATTTGAATAATTTTAGATGctttaataaaaatgtaataCAATATGAATCTAATGCACCAGTAACCTTACAAAAGTATCATagacaaattaattttaattgatattcTCTTTGATGTCTTCTCGCTcttcttgatattttttaaatttaatttgtttttgtaattgtaactttagaaatattttaacttCAACATACTTAGAaaaagatattaattttaaaccctattttgttattatcaaagtCAATACTAACTAAAATCTGGCCTCACAATCATCATCAATGGGTATTCTTGTCAATACAAAAACCTTCAATTCAGTTCTCCATGACCCTATGGTCTTGTTGTATGTTGAGCCACGGGTCAATGGAACAAAACAAACTCTTTTGCTCCATATATTCAAATGCTGAGGAAAAACTTTTATATTGATCCATTTTCACATGTTAAAAACCTTAATGTTAATTtggatttctatttttaaaattagaaaataataataacttttttttataaaatataaaatataaattttttttaaaggtttatattaaaaaaataataaaatttaaaactatttaaaaattttgagtcattaaaaaaatttcactacctcaaattttaaaatttttttacgtGATTTTAAAGATGTAGgataaaatctatatttttttaacatgggATATTCTACTTTTATATACAAAtgtttaagtttaaaaaataaaaattagaaaatatatctAAAGTAGGCTTTAATTTGGCTCTTTACGCGTGGATGAGGAGCGCTTTgcatttaaatttgttttcaaaatcaatattaaaaTTGTCTTTCCAATAAGACATCAAGTCGTTGTAGTATAGTGGTGAGTATTCCCGCCTGTCACGCGGGTGACCCGGGTTcgatccccggcaacggcgtgTTTTCCATTCTTTTTGGGCCAACTATCGCCGATCGTCATTGTCCATGCAAAGGAGGTCGTCTGTCTTTGATGTATATCATCTTCATTGCACAAGCAACGGGCATTACCGTCGATTCCTGGCCACAAACTAGCTCACATGCAGCAATGCAGATAATAGGGGGTTCCTCTTGCCACCATTAAGGAGAGTGTAGCGCATGGCTTTGTGAATCCCCATGGGGTCTCTGAGTGGAACGACATTGTCTAGGGCCATAAAATTGAAAGTTGAAAGTGGGCTTTTCTTCTTCTCGAGGAATGTCCAAAGGGAAACAACAGATGGAGCGATTTTGTACAGGTTATATGATTTAAAGGGATGAAATAACTTAGCCCTGTTCGTAAATCTGATTCTCTATCCCTTTTTGGCTACCGTTTTATAACAATCTCTTCGCTAATTTCATTTGTTGAGCTCCAATTTGGTGGGCTTGTTgattttaacaatatttaattttctttaataataatcaaaatataagaaaatatctctAAACCCTACACAAGAGGCCAAATAGGTcttctttgatttaataatttaatcatatcGACATGAGATTGAGGTATTTACCAATTAGACATCCACATTCTACACCCACagaagataatcaaatataCCTTTgtcatatatcaaaatatttaagaaaatgctaagatattataataatatctaTCATACAAAAGATTTAAACAATCTAAAGGGCATGGTGCAATCTAGTCtgttaaataaaagtataaagaaATAAGACGAAGAtataaaggtaaaaataaatgcAACTAAGATAAATAATGGTATAAAAGAATTGTATATGTGATACTACCtgattgataatatttttttgatagatattaAAATGTAACATTCAGTATTATCCTCATATTCAAATGCTTATTTATTCCTAAGCCATAGATatggtaattttaaattatattcaaattttaatacttttaaaaataattttaaagtacataagataaatctattttttttaagaatttttatttttgatttaaaaatttctatcttcaaaataaaaaaaatgcatttcaaccaagctttatttttctatattttatatatttaataaaagaatttacaaatcaattgataaataaataaaataaaattttaagtcaatggatacctttttcttccatttctaaGTTTATTTGCAAAAACTTACTAAacaatttctatatttaaaaagagaaaaaaagaaaaaattacacGCATTTAAGGCATATGAGATTGGAGAAGACTTTAGCACTGGTGTATATCTTGgctgtttttatttaatttttatttttaaaataatcattttgatTCCAAACTCCGCCTAATCCATTTTCAGAGACACTTTCAAATTCTCAATCGACTGTGTCAATAAAAGCTTTTCACTGTGAAGCTCCATCTTGCTGCCACATATCGCCACCGTCCTTCTTATCATCTCAAGTCAGTTAATTTCGTTTTCACTCTTAGGTTTCGAGATTGGTTCGAGTTTAGAGTGGGTTATTTTTGTTCTGTTCCTTTTTCCCGGAAAAATTGAGATGCTTGTTTGGCTGTCTTGACACTTGAAAGTAGAAaataattctcccttttttttttcatgatgttTGGGTGGGTGAGTCAGTCCTAGGGTTTTCGAAATTGGTTGGGAGTGTGTTGAGTTTTGCTTGGGTTGTCGAGAGAAAAGAGGAAAGGGTAGGAGGGCTAAGGGCTTTATCAGTTGGGGATCTTTGTTTGGTCCTGCTGACAATGGAGGAAGGAAAGAGAATACATTATCCCAGGCCTGTAAATGAAATTTTGCAAGAAGAATTTTCTTTGGATAAATGAACTAAAAGTGTTTAAATTGTAATCCTTCTTCCCTTGGGTCTAGATT
Coding sequences:
- the LOC117912285 gene encoding UPF0496 protein At4g34320-like, with translation MGGIFSKKRDDEAPSVRINSQYAADLSSYEAACRLDPDLQSFDTNVQERTNRVINTLAVGVEVGVEVRSLSFDSLREVTDCLLEMNQEVVKVILERKKDIWKCKELFDLVEEYFDNSLRTLEFCTVLDKCLKRARDSQLIVQVALQRFEEEEKDGVGENKHLKTLQELRNFKAAGKPFSDDFFELFQSVYSGQKLMLEKLRQRKRKLDKKLKSLQGWRKVSTIIFVSAFVSVLIFSVVAAAIAAPPVVTALASALAVPIGSMGKWFDSIWKKYEKELKGPGEIISSMQVGSLIAIKDLEDIRVLVEKLEIDIESLLQNADFAIQEEDAVKLVIEEIKKKLHGFMETIEMLGKNTDKCSRDIRRARTVILQRIIRHPNSNN